The Gopherus flavomarginatus isolate rGopFla2 chromosome 20, rGopFla2.mat.asm, whole genome shotgun sequence region CAGCTCTTCCTCCATCCCCTACATCCCCCTTctgtctctctgccccctccccacccctgctccatgcctcccatcttccctccccccatcccctgcctcccgctgcccctctcacccccctggtatccccagccccccaccttccTCAGGGCTGCCAGCTCCCGCAGCACCGACTCCACATCCTCCAGGTGGTCGTCATCCTCATCGGGAgccgcccccgccccctgcacACCGACGGGGTCGATGCGAATCTCCTCGTGCCCCTGGATCTCCCGGCGGCAGAAGGGGCAGGTCGGGGCCTGCACTTGCTGGAAGGAGACGGGGGTGtcaggggcagagggtggggggctggggtcaggggtcacAGGCCTGGCCGGCTTTCACAACTGCCAGGCTCCCAGGCACCCCGCAATGGGGCTGGGGTCCCAGCGACCGGCCGGGGGCTCAGGCACAGCAGGGTCAGAGGTCAGGGGTGATACGGTGGGGTAGGGGTCAGAGGTCAGGCTGACCATCCTGATTCTCATGCAGTCACCACACTGCAGGGTCAGGGGTCAGAGGTCAGATTCACCTGTCAGGTGTTCAGGCAGTCCCTGCCCAGCAGGGGTCAGAGGTCAGACTCACCTGCCAGGCAGTCGGGCAGTCCCTGCCCAGCAGGGGTCAGGAGTCAGAGGTCAGACTCACCTGCCAGGCGTTCAGGCAGTCCCTGCACAGCAGGTGCCCACATGGCTGGAGCCGAACGTCCTTGTCGTTCTCGGCGCAGATTTTACAGAGCTGGAAGGTGGATCCCATCTGGGAGTAGAGCTGGGCTTGGTCCTAGGGGAGAAGGAGGGTGAGGCTGGGcttggctcagggggctgggaggaCACCAGGACAgggggctcggggtgggggcaaggTTGGGGTGAAGCAGCCCCGGTACTGACCGGTGAGACCTCGATCCGGCTCTGAGCCGTCGATTCTGTCAGCTCCGTCAGGTCCGGATTCACGTTCTTCCCATCTGGATACAGGTAACTGGGAGGGCGGAAACTGTCAGAACCAGCCTGGTCTGACCAGAACCCCCACAGATCCACACCAGGACCCAGTGGGTCGGAATCAATGCTCTCTAAATCCGAGTAACCTGAGCCCAACCGACACAGAATGAAACCCACACGGCCCTGACTAGAACCAACCTTGGCCAGAGCCGACTCCAACCAACCCAACTCAGCCCAGCCAGAACTGACCCACCAAATTCAGACCCATCCTGCCCGATGCAGAAACAATGACCCGGGCCCAAGTTCCAGACCACACCAGACTCCGGGCACATAACTGGATTCTGCCCCCCAGGTCCCTGCGCTGATCTGCCCAGCAGGGCCCTGAGCTGTGCCTCACTCCGTCACACCCTCggccaccccactccctgccagaCCCCCACTCACAAGCCCTCCTTGTGCCCCTCGATCAGAGCCTGGAagaggggtctgtcctgggggaTGGTCTGCAGGATGCTCCCGTCCTGGCTCACGTAGCCGATGGCCCACTGCCCCAGCCGCGTGCAGCTGAGCCGAAACACATAGCTGGGGGGAAAATTGGGTCAGTGGCAGGGGGTGATCCCAAAGCCTCAGGGGGGCACAAGTGGGTAGAGGCTGCAGAGAGTGGAgtgggggccagcagggggcgctctcccctggcagtcagtgctggccccaatgggcactagggggtctggactgcagggagtggggtgggggccagCTGGAGGCGCTCTCCCCCGGCAGTCAGTCCTGGCCCCAATGGGCACTAGggggtctgggctgcagggagtggtaCAGGGGGTCAGTGGGACTCGCTTTCCCccagcagtcagtgctggccctaatgggcactagggggtcTGGGCtgtagggagtggggcagggactaGCAAGGGGTGCTCTCTCCCggcagtcagtgctggcaccAGAGCAGCACTAGggggtctgggctgcagggagtggggtgggggtcagcGGGGGGCGCTCTCCTCCGGCAGTCAGTCCTGGCCCCAATGGGCACTAGGaggtctgggctgcagggaatggggcagggggtcagtggggggagtGCTGTCCCCTGGCAATTAGTGCTGGCCCCAATGGGCACTAGggggtctgggctgcagggagtggggcagggaccagcagggggcactccccactccccctgcccagGGGTCCCTACCTGCCCGGCTTGTTGGAGTAGGTTTGCAGCCGCGCCCTCACTTCGTCGTAGGTCAGGAAGGCCACGTAGCCCGGGTGCGTCACTGCCAGGTGCGTCCAGTTCTTCAGTAGTGTgggccagggctgcaggggcacAAGGGTCACGCTGGATGCTGAGgtcttgcacacacacaccccctcgaGACCCCCATTGCCTTTCTGTGCTGCCAGGGGGCACCTCCCCTATCCCATCTGCCCTGcgtctctcccctcacccccacccagctgcagctctgctgctgctgagccgGAAACCCCCCCGCCCACGGGTCAGCTCAGCTTGAGCGGGGATAGACACGCCACATCCTGCTGGGGATCAAGGCCAGCGCCTGGGCCCTGCTCGAaggtgggtgggggcagagacTAGAGCGAAGCCAGCTGGAGAGGCATTGGCCACAGCAGCTGCCCCCGCTCTCCGCAATCTGGGCCCATGAGGGGAGGatgtgctggggaggggaaggatggagggagcAGGTGTGCGGGTGATGACTACCCCTCCTAGCCCTCATCTCCACAGCTTGGCCCCCCAtgtccagccctgcctccccccacctgtACCTGGAAGAGGCGAGTGAAGATGTCGAACTCAAAGATGGACACGTGGTCGCTGCAGGTCAGGTCCATGGTGGCTCTCAGGGCTGCCGCCATGGGGCCGGGCACCATGGGGTGAACCCGCTGCAGCCCCGCCTGGAACTCGCTCCACGACACCAGGCTCCtgtgggggcaaggggcagtgagggggatgaGCCCATGGGGCTGATGGGGGATTGGAAGTAGCAGGTTGGGAGACCCTGGGGAAGAAGGGGGGTATCCAGGTGGGAGAGGTGAAGGGGATACCTGGGGGgcaagcaggggggaggaggacagTGGGGCAAGGATACCAGGGAGTCCATGTTTCAGCATGGATCTGGGAGGGGAATAGTGGTGGGTAAATGGGGAATGGAGGTAACAGGGATCTCACCgtgccccccatgtccctctccagAAGGCCTTGGCGGGAGGCTGGCTGGGCTGGTACTGGTGCCCCTGGTCCTGCCCGTTGGGGATCAGTGCTCGGAGCTCCCCCAGCATGTGGCTGAAGATCAGGGACAGCTTGGTCAGCATCCTCCTGGGGGAAGAgatgggagcaggggggagaatgaggtccactctcccctcccccaccacagtcAACAGGAAACACTTGGGGTGCGGCAggatgggaaggggaaaggggcaGTTTCTCTGCAGCATCAAAGAGGCCCAGAGACGCTGCTGGAACTGAACAACCCCAGGCTTGCGGGGGGAAGATGGACAGACACCTGCCCCATCCCACAATGTCAGTTCCAGGCACCCAGAAACAGACACTGGGAAGGAAAGATAGTTTGTACGTTGGGGAGAGGTCGGAAGtgagaggcaccagcagagctggggggaaacccaggctgggatgcaggggctgcggatcaggagtgaggggcaccagcagagcttggggggtgggaacccaggctGGGATGGGGAGGATGGACGTTGGGAGTGCGGGGAGCCAGACCCCTGGATCTGGGCGTTTTCTGTTGTTGGTTCTGTTTCTCCTTCTGCTGCGATAGGAGCTGGTTACTCAGTAACTCGGGGCT contains the following coding sequences:
- the CBLC gene encoding E3 ubiquitin-protein ligase CBL-C isoform X1 translates to MAAAGGPGARRGPFALSAAARHSLDKALQGLEKLQRLVEQPGLGLRNSPPCLLQLLPQMRQHLLLIRGQPGASLSCLWEAGYFPVFINNLQRKVKQATKLFKGDPAGIFQEGSASRRMLTKLSLIFSHMLGELRALIPNGQDQGHQYQPSQPPAKAFWRGTWGARSLVSWSEFQAGLQRVHPMVPGPMAAALRATMDLTCSDHVSIFEFDIFTRLFQPWPTLLKNWTHLAVTHPGYVAFLTYDEVRARLQTYSNKPGSYVFRLSCTRLGQWAIGYVSQDGSILQTIPQDRPLFQALIEGHKEGFYLYPDGKNVNPDLTELTESTAQSRIEVSPDQAQLYSQMGSTFQLCKICAENDKDVRLQPCGHLLCRDCLNAWQQVQAPTCPFCRREIQGHEEIRIDPVGVQGAGAAPDEDDDHLEDVESVLRELAALRKGILHSPPAWTLRCLVLLFPPGWICSSPGTRTPHPRTSHCPPWATPARTPVTGSGIGHCPPTPGPGGPLPHPSPRGLRSPADGGTAGGVDSTGDTVTSPGLPTRPLQTAPGPTASEGEG
- the CBLC gene encoding E3 ubiquitin-protein ligase CBL-C isoform X2, which gives rise to MAAAGGPGARRGPFALSAAARHSLDKALQGLEKLQRLVEQPGLGLRNSPPCLLQLLPQMRQHLLLIRGQPGASLSCLWEAGYFPVFINNLQRKVKQATKLFKGDPAGIFQEGSASRRMLTKLSLIFSHMLGELRALIPNGQDQGHQYQPSQPPAKAFWRGTWGARSLVSWSEFQAGLQRVHPMVPGPMAAALRATMDLTCSDHVSIFEFDIFTRLFQPWPTLLKNWTHLAVTHPGYVAFLTYDEVRARLQTYSNKPGSYVFRLSCTRLGQWAIGYVSQDGSILQTIPQDRPLFQALIEGHKEGFYLYPDGKNVNPDLTELTESTAQSRIEVSPDQAQLYSQMGSTFQLCKICAENDKDVRLQPCGHLLCRDCLNAWQQVQAPTCPFCRREIQGHEEIRIDPVGVQGAGAAPDEDDDHLEDVESVLRELAALRKAGHPAFPPCLDPEVPGPPVPPRLDLLQPRDPDPTPQDLPLPPLGHPSQNPSDWIRHRPLPPHPRPRGAPAPPLSQGPEEPS